A stretch of Kyrpidia spormannii DNA encodes these proteins:
- the istB gene encoding IS21-like element helper ATPase IstB — protein MTEDAMETLKQHLKTLQLPYMREVVEREIENAVKMKLTYQAFLTRLVEAEVLQKTNRSIATKIHLARFPRICTLEEFDFSFQPSLHAAEIRELGELGFIHRKENVIFLGPPGVGKTHLAIALGVKACTARLRVAFFTASELADLLYASLADRSTPQKLASLSRYHLLIIDELGYMPMDKQRANLFFQLVSKRYETGSIILTTNMPFDEWDKVFGDTIASAAIIDRLVHHSHIFHIQGHSYRMKDKLKADASA, from the coding sequence GTGACCGAAGATGCGATGGAGACCCTGAAACAACATCTCAAAACGCTCCAACTGCCGTATATGCGGGAGGTGGTGGAACGGGAAATTGAGAACGCGGTGAAAATGAAGCTGACTTACCAAGCTTTTCTCACGCGGCTCGTGGAAGCGGAAGTGTTGCAGAAGACCAACCGGTCCATTGCCACGAAGATTCATCTGGCGCGATTCCCGCGGATCTGTACATTGGAGGAGTTCGATTTCTCGTTTCAACCTTCGCTCCATGCCGCGGAGATTCGGGAATTGGGAGAACTCGGCTTTATCCACCGAAAAGAAAACGTTATTTTCCTAGGTCCTCCAGGGGTTGGAAAAACGCACTTAGCGATTGCCCTTGGGGTCAAAGCGTGCACGGCCAGACTCCGGGTCGCGTTTTTCACCGCCTCTGAACTGGCGGATCTCTTGTATGCCAGTTTAGCGGATCGTTCCACGCCCCAAAAGCTGGCGTCGCTGAGCCGCTACCACCTGCTGATCATCGACGAGTTGGGCTACATGCCCATGGACAAGCAACGGGCGAACCTCTTTTTCCAGCTCGTCAGCAAGCGCTATGAGACGGGATCAATCATCCTGACGACCAACATGCCTTTTGACGAGTGGGACAAGGTGTTTGGCGATACAATTGCTTCTGCCGCCATCATTGATCGTCTGGTGCATCACAGTCACATTTTTCACATTCAGGGTCACAGTTACCGGATGAAGGACAAGCTCAAGGCCGATGCCTCCGCCTAA
- a CDS encoding sigma-54-dependent Fis family transcriptional regulator produces MNTPFSDHQLSIVQTGEQVNRWEAWVKDGILDPQLRKPIKSSWERCKSMGVAFSTDAAPIRMKRAEVQHISSFYREMIEVALPIMRYVQREHGSDQAVVTLSDHTGLLLQVTVDNDDLLKHVKHRHFFEGADWSESGAGTNAVGTAVIEKHPVRVIGAEHYCAGWHEWACLAVPIFEPLTGTLLGVLDITSRRQWYETHNLPLIQWAANRIGQDLHKNAISDAFFGLVQELDKPAFLLNRHLYVTWANAQAMAAGIRSGEPLPVVDGPPALLTGQDHGTYVQEFRLGEGDVRTLLKVIPYRLWGLDLGVLCLMMPTSGGKSTAKSSSKSKAMSPVDWTTHYTMDSIIGRTPVILEAKRLAHKAANLLAPVFLAGESGTGKELFAHAIHASGPRRSGPFVAVNCGTLQRELAASELFGYEEGAFTGAKKHGQRGKFLLADKGTIFLDEIADLPTDCQSLLLRVLEERRVVPVGGTRPIHVDVRVITATHKNLDQEVQSGRFRKDLFYRLSALWIRLPSLRERSEDIPLLVDTFLRQFAKEIGKISVRLSPEAMQRLTEHSWPGNIRELKNVLQRAVFLCDGNVIEPRHICLAGPFENAPSVDTAKKRRSIHRSLVEQALRESGGNVTEAAQTLGISRATMYRKMKLFNLI; encoded by the coding sequence GTGAATACACCGTTTTCAGATCACCAATTGTCAATTGTGCAGACGGGTGAACAAGTGAATCGATGGGAAGCGTGGGTTAAAGACGGCATTCTTGATCCACAGCTGCGTAAACCGATTAAATCATCTTGGGAGAGGTGTAAAAGCATGGGGGTCGCTTTCAGCACAGATGCGGCCCCTATCCGCATGAAACGCGCCGAAGTTCAGCATATTTCGTCCTTTTACCGGGAAATGATCGAGGTTGCGTTACCGATAATGAGGTACGTTCAGCGGGAGCATGGTTCCGATCAGGCGGTGGTCACGTTGAGTGACCACACGGGGCTGCTACTGCAAGTCACGGTTGATAACGATGACTTACTGAAACATGTGAAACATCGACACTTTTTTGAAGGTGCCGATTGGAGCGAGAGTGGAGCGGGCACGAACGCCGTCGGGACGGCTGTCATCGAAAAACACCCTGTTCGAGTCATTGGTGCGGAACATTATTGTGCAGGTTGGCATGAATGGGCGTGTTTGGCGGTTCCGATTTTCGAGCCTTTAACGGGGACCCTGTTGGGTGTTCTCGACATTACAAGCCGACGTCAGTGGTATGAAACTCACAATCTTCCACTCATTCAATGGGCTGCGAATCGAATCGGGCAAGATTTACACAAGAATGCGATTTCTGACGCCTTTTTTGGCCTTGTTCAAGAGTTGGATAAGCCTGCGTTTTTATTGAACCGGCACTTGTATGTGACGTGGGCAAACGCCCAGGCGATGGCTGCAGGGATACGTTCGGGCGAACCATTGCCCGTTGTGGACGGTCCTCCGGCATTGCTCACCGGGCAAGATCATGGGACATACGTACAAGAATTTAGATTGGGGGAGGGGGATGTACGGACGCTGTTAAAGGTGATTCCGTACCGATTATGGGGACTGGATTTGGGTGTGTTGTGTCTCATGATGCCAACATCCGGCGGAAAATCTACGGCAAAATCATCTTCGAAGAGCAAGGCGATGTCCCCGGTCGATTGGACAACCCATTACACGATGGACTCTATAATAGGGAGAACTCCTGTCATACTCGAGGCGAAACGACTTGCCCACAAGGCGGCGAATCTTTTGGCTCCGGTGTTTCTGGCGGGGGAATCAGGCACAGGGAAAGAGCTTTTTGCTCATGCGATCCACGCTTCGGGACCTCGTCGTTCCGGTCCTTTTGTAGCTGTCAATTGTGGGACTCTCCAACGAGAATTGGCGGCGAGTGAGCTGTTTGGTTATGAGGAAGGGGCGTTTACGGGCGCAAAAAAGCACGGTCAACGAGGGAAATTCCTTTTGGCAGACAAAGGGACCATTTTTCTGGACGAAATCGCTGATTTGCCGACCGATTGCCAAAGTCTATTGTTGCGCGTGCTGGAGGAAAGGCGAGTAGTTCCCGTTGGTGGAACGCGCCCCATTCACGTAGATGTTCGGGTGATCACTGCTACCCACAAGAACCTGGACCAGGAAGTGCAGAGTGGTCGATTCCGAAAAGACTTATTCTATCGTCTGTCAGCTTTATGGATCCGCTTACCCTCATTGCGGGAACGTTCCGAAGATATCCCACTTCTCGTGGATACGTTTCTACGGCAATTTGCCAAAGAGATTGGGAAGATCTCCGTCCGACTTTCTCCTGAAGCGATGCAACGTCTGACCGAACATTCCTGGCCAGGGAACATTCGAGAATTGAAAAATGTTCTCCAACGGGCTGTGTTCTTGTGCGATGGCAATGTGATTGAGCCGCGGCACATTTGTCTGGCCGGGCCCTTTGAAAATGCACCGTCCGTGGATACGGCCAAAAAACGCAGAAGCATCCACCGCTCTCTGGTTGAACAGGCTTTACGAGAGAGCGGTGGAAATGTGACTGAAGCAGCCCAAACCCTGGGAATTTCCCGAGCAACAATGTACAGGAAAATGAAACTATTCAATTTAATCTAG
- a CDS encoding hydantoinase/oxoprolinase family protein, translating into MSTRDSGIIDQFWVNTPMVAVDSIGSGTGSFVRVDPVTQRVRLGPDSAGYRVGVCWPEGGVDTVTVNDANLILGYLNPDNFLGGQVKLDRERATRLFKEQIADRLGIDVFEAAWGVHNLANLTLKLHLQQVMLGMGFGPEVFHLVGYGGGGPLHAIGYTHGLDLAGVMIPTWAPGFSAFGAACGEYGVRQEISTDIFVPPPAGVDPTGIALQIMRGAYDSLPPDVKGSVDEQLAQGLRLEAAMRGVLNQVALDQLSRAWSSLKGQIELEASREGLDPTRLRFVFGARMRYAGMLDDLEVQTGAPEIKPETLSELAEQFEVSFDKVYARAARSTEFGYQITRAVVTGYYESVRPTVPEESLDGETPAQGCRKDHRPIFWNGTWHESDVYEMDRVRAGNVLTGPCLVESPATTILVPPEYRLYMDRRRVFWVVRPGEDVAMYKGR; encoded by the coding sequence ATATCAACACGGGATTCCGGAATCATCGATCAGTTTTGGGTAAATACACCGATGGTAGCGGTCGATTCAATTGGATCCGGTACCGGATCGTTTGTCCGGGTGGATCCGGTTACCCAACGGGTTCGCCTCGGTCCCGACAGTGCGGGGTACCGTGTGGGGGTGTGTTGGCCCGAAGGTGGGGTCGACACCGTAACCGTTAACGATGCCAACCTCATTCTCGGGTATCTAAATCCGGATAACTTTCTGGGTGGCCAGGTAAAATTGGATCGGGAGCGAGCGACGCGGCTGTTCAAGGAGCAAATCGCGGACCGTCTGGGTATCGATGTATTCGAAGCGGCTTGGGGAGTTCACAACTTGGCCAATCTCACGCTCAAGCTTCATTTGCAACAGGTCATGCTCGGAATGGGATTCGGACCAGAGGTATTTCATCTCGTTGGATATGGGGGTGGAGGTCCCCTTCACGCCATTGGGTACACCCATGGTCTGGACCTGGCCGGAGTGATGATTCCAACCTGGGCCCCGGGCTTTTCCGCGTTCGGTGCGGCTTGCGGGGAATATGGTGTACGACAGGAAATTTCCACGGATATTTTTGTGCCACCTCCAGCGGGAGTAGATCCCACTGGAATCGCGTTGCAGATCATGCGTGGTGCTTACGATTCCTTACCTCCTGATGTCAAGGGCAGTGTCGATGAACAGTTAGCCCAAGGTCTGCGGTTGGAAGCCGCCATGAGAGGCGTGTTGAATCAGGTCGCGCTGGACCAGCTGAGCCGAGCGTGGAGTTCTCTGAAAGGCCAGATTGAGCTGGAAGCCTCTCGGGAGGGTCTGGATCCGACTCGATTGCGTTTTGTGTTTGGTGCGCGGATGCGCTACGCCGGTATGTTGGATGATCTGGAAGTACAGACTGGGGCCCCAGAGATCAAACCGGAAACTCTCTCTGAATTGGCGGAGCAATTCGAAGTGAGTTTTGACAAGGTATATGCCCGGGCAGCTCGGAGCACCGAGTTTGGGTACCAAATTACTCGGGCTGTAGTCACGGGGTATTACGAAAGTGTAAGGCCCACTGTGCCGGAAGAGTCGTTGGACGGTGAAACACCGGCGCAAGGCTGTCGAAAAGACCACAGACCGATATTTTGGAACGGCACCTGGCATGAGTCGGATGTATATGAAATGGATCGGGTTCGGGCAGGGAATGTGTTGACAGGTCCGTGTTTGGTGGAGTCGCCCGCGACGACTATTCTAGTTCCGCCGGAGTATCGGCTTTATATGGACCGCCGACGGGTGTTCTGGGTGGTCCGGCCCGGCGAGGATGTAGCGATGTATAAGGGAAGGTGA
- a CDS encoding hydantoinase B/oxoprolinase family protein, giving the protein MAFSVGAFTRVSLKQLVQEVAERTRNTGHYAGLVELELRDKNPFRWEEAMTKLIASAVTAREVAVHIAASPLTRSLGETCFALFTADGDAVALSTGIIVHVHTMSEDIKQMIEAGYEEFPGIREGDIYSNNDPALGNVHTTDIHTLVPIFYQGELVGWAGGVTHQVDIGGVTPGHDIVAATSRYEDGLYMTNEKIGEQGKLLPHYLLRSRQGVRTPLYYDLDEKARIAGAEMIKRAVIQFIDEYGLDFYLRLSREVIEFSRRNFLARVKERLVPGRFRATAFVDTPFSKEAWQPQAQRDTLHHLPLEVVVKADGTLRLDFEGNSGYGPWAWNTALASVLGALWVVLSQMLGYSEVVNEGYNLALETYRPPRTWLNNNEVYDLSRQTPWYLTIPIYTGLYRSLQRGFLSRGYVEEGASGYGMTADPTQGGMVLSGATGEPKGVYAPITTFEISAVGMGANATRDGIDHGYAMWNPESDMGDVEEWERLQMGLRYLSRRIKPNSAGYGRRRGGAGFETMGLFYGVAGAQAFSLNQGMVFTNAGNCGGYPAFASYTLHVKKTDIEQLWRNHQPYPQGDDPDSPEVNKLPSAEVTRLPYGTYYPRPFDQGDLIYMKYNGGPGYGDPLERPIELCERDLNDGIYTERIMESVYGIVASRDIHGGFVVDRKKSEAKRAEIRRNRRERSVDFAEFYHRERNRVLNGELTPVVRAMYAELADVGPRWWEEYRAVWQLPEEFTL; this is encoded by the coding sequence ATGGCATTTTCGGTTGGCGCGTTTACTCGAGTGAGTCTGAAACAGTTGGTGCAGGAAGTGGCTGAACGGACGCGGAACACGGGGCATTATGCCGGTCTCGTCGAATTAGAGTTGCGCGACAAGAATCCCTTTCGGTGGGAAGAAGCCATGACGAAACTGATTGCCTCGGCGGTGACCGCCCGGGAGGTGGCTGTTCACATTGCTGCATCGCCGCTCACGCGGAGTCTTGGTGAGACGTGTTTTGCTCTCTTTACCGCGGACGGGGATGCGGTGGCGTTATCGACCGGCATTATTGTCCATGTTCACACCATGAGTGAAGACATTAAGCAAATGATCGAGGCGGGCTACGAGGAGTTTCCCGGGATACGCGAAGGCGACATTTACTCCAATAATGACCCAGCTCTCGGTAATGTGCACACGACAGACATTCATACCTTGGTACCGATTTTCTATCAGGGCGAGTTGGTGGGCTGGGCGGGCGGGGTGACGCATCAAGTCGATATTGGAGGCGTAACCCCGGGCCACGACATTGTTGCGGCCACGTCTCGCTATGAAGACGGGCTGTACATGACCAATGAGAAAATCGGGGAACAGGGAAAATTGCTGCCGCACTATCTGTTGCGATCAAGGCAAGGGGTGCGAACCCCTCTATACTACGACCTGGATGAAAAAGCGCGCATTGCCGGGGCAGAAATGATCAAGCGCGCGGTGATTCAATTTATCGACGAGTACGGATTGGATTTCTATCTTCGTCTGTCCCGAGAAGTCATTGAGTTCTCTCGTCGGAATTTCCTGGCTCGAGTGAAAGAACGGTTGGTACCAGGACGATTTCGTGCAACCGCCTTTGTAGATACCCCTTTTTCCAAGGAGGCCTGGCAACCTCAAGCTCAGAGGGACACATTGCATCATTTGCCGTTAGAAGTGGTGGTCAAGGCGGACGGAACATTGCGGCTTGACTTTGAGGGTAACAGCGGTTACGGCCCGTGGGCGTGGAACACTGCGTTGGCTTCCGTCCTTGGGGCATTGTGGGTCGTTCTTTCGCAGATGCTCGGGTACAGTGAAGTGGTTAATGAGGGATACAATTTGGCCCTTGAGACCTATCGTCCACCGCGCACATGGCTTAACAACAATGAAGTGTACGATTTATCCAGACAAACGCCTTGGTACCTGACAATTCCGATTTACACAGGGTTATATCGCTCGCTTCAACGAGGATTTTTGAGTCGCGGCTACGTGGAAGAAGGGGCGTCCGGGTACGGGATGACCGCGGATCCAACCCAAGGGGGAATGGTACTGAGCGGTGCGACAGGGGAACCCAAAGGGGTCTATGCACCGATCACGACCTTTGAAATTTCCGCCGTCGGGATGGGGGCAAACGCAACCAGGGACGGCATTGACCACGGTTATGCCATGTGGAACCCCGAGTCGGACATGGGGGATGTGGAGGAGTGGGAGCGGTTGCAAATGGGACTGCGTTACCTTTCCCGCCGCATCAAACCGAACAGTGCCGGCTACGGGCGTCGAAGAGGGGGCGCCGGTTTTGAAACGATGGGTTTGTTCTACGGGGTCGCCGGGGCTCAAGCTTTCAGCTTAAACCAGGGCATGGTGTTTACCAATGCAGGGAACTGCGGTGGCTATCCTGCGTTCGCATCCTATACGTTACACGTGAAAAAAACGGATATTGAGCAGTTGTGGCGGAACCATCAACCTTATCCCCAAGGGGACGACCCAGATTCCCCTGAGGTGAACAAACTCCCTTCTGCAGAGGTCACCCGATTGCCGTACGGCACCTACTACCCTCGACCGTTTGATCAGGGCGACTTGATCTACATGAAATATAACGGTGGCCCGGGATATGGAGATCCGTTGGAGCGTCCGATTGAGCTGTGCGAAAGGGATCTGAATGACGGGATCTACACGGAACGCATCATGGAAAGCGTTTACGGCATTGTAGCATCACGGGATATACATGGAGGATTTGTCGTCGATCGAAAAAAGTCCGAAGCGAAACGGGCGGAGATCCGTCGAAATCGGCGTGAACGTTCGGTGGATTTTGCCGAATTTTATCATCGAGAACGAAACCGCGTCCTCAACGGGGAGCTCACCCCGGTTGTGCGTGCTATGTATGCGGAGTTGGCGGATGTAGGGCCAAGATGGTGGGAGGAATATCGTGCAGTGTGGCAGTTGCCGGAGGAATTTACCTTATAA
- a CDS encoding LysM peptidoglycan-binding domain-containing protein, producing MNALRPCPPRTFPYFVRPGDTLYHLAQRYRTTVGAIISANPFVDPYHLRIGQQLCIPHQPIYPACPEGNYYTIRPGDTLAAIAQFFNVSLADLIEANPGIDPYRLRVGQIICIPLAVPPVTCPHRYIVQPGDTFYSIAQRFNISVDALMRMNPHVRPEALLIGQTICLP from the coding sequence ATGAATGCCCTCAGGCCCTGTCCACCGCGAACGTTTCCTTATTTTGTGAGGCCGGGTGATACGCTGTATCACTTGGCCCAGCGTTATCGGACCACCGTCGGTGCCATCATCTCAGCCAATCCCTTCGTCGACCCGTACCATCTTCGCATCGGACAGCAGCTCTGCATCCCTCATCAACCCATCTACCCGGCGTGCCCAGAAGGAAATTACTACACCATCCGCCCCGGGGACACCCTGGCTGCCATTGCACAATTTTTCAACGTTTCCTTGGCCGATCTCATCGAGGCGAACCCGGGAATCGATCCCTACCGCCTGCGAGTGGGGCAGATCATCTGCATCCCCCTCGCCGTTCCGCCGGTCACCTGTCCCCACCGCTATATCGTTCAGCCCGGCGACACCTTTTACTCCATTGCCCAGCGGTTTAATATTTCAGTCGACGCTTTGATGAGGATGAATCCCCACGTTCGTCCCGAGGCCCTGCTCATCGGACAGACGATTTGTCTGCCGTGA
- a CDS encoding hydantoinase/oxoprolinase N-terminal domain-containing protein, with protein MTQRQTRILAIDTGGTMTDTILIDTNGQFVVGKAQTTPDAVSKGIMESLKDAAGQWDINLQEAVSGLELVVYTGTLMLNRVVSRTGMAPLGVLTSSGFEDTLRFGRARQSWHHLSLPERLHAVSHFHPDPLVSRDFIKGVRERVLPTGQVMIPLYEEDVREATLDLLDRGARAIIICYLNSFVNPSHEIRTAEIVGDILKERGMQIPVFLSHRVHPILGEAGRLNAVVIQVYAAEPSRDQLRDLEGTFRDQGSHAGVRLLTNYGTTVSTAYDQLIHTVNSGPTGGIIGAQFLGSVYGLKYLIATDVGGTTFDVGAVINGQIVLRDVDRQVELTPVWH; from the coding sequence ATGACCCAACGTCAAACGCGAATCTTGGCCATTGACACCGGTGGCACGATGACCGACACGATACTGATCGATACCAATGGCCAGTTTGTGGTGGGTAAAGCGCAAACCACCCCTGACGCGGTTTCCAAAGGGATCATGGAGTCTTTAAAAGATGCGGCGGGCCAGTGGGATATAAACCTTCAAGAGGCCGTGTCGGGATTAGAATTGGTCGTATACACCGGAACGTTAATGCTGAACCGTGTGGTGAGCCGGACCGGTATGGCACCTTTGGGGGTTTTGACCAGTTCCGGCTTTGAAGATACACTACGGTTTGGCCGGGCGCGACAGTCTTGGCATCATTTGTCCCTCCCAGAACGACTGCATGCGGTGTCCCACTTTCATCCGGATCCTCTCGTAAGCCGAGATTTTATCAAAGGGGTGCGGGAGCGGGTCCTCCCAACGGGTCAAGTGATGATCCCCCTCTATGAAGAGGATGTGCGTGAGGCAACCTTGGACCTTTTGGATCGGGGCGCTAGAGCGATTATCATCTGCTATTTGAATTCTTTCGTCAATCCGTCTCACGAAATCCGTACCGCGGAAATCGTCGGCGACATACTGAAGGAGCGGGGGATGCAGATCCCAGTGTTTCTCTCTCACCGGGTACACCCGATCTTGGGGGAGGCGGGAAGGCTGAACGCTGTGGTGATTCAGGTTTACGCGGCGGAACCGTCCCGGGATCAGTTGAGAGATCTTGAGGGTACGTTCAGGGATCAAGGCAGCCATGCTGGAGTACGGCTACTGACTAACTATGGCACCACGGTTTCCACTGCTTACGATCAACTGATTCATACCGTGAATTCGGGCCCGACGGGCGGCATCATCGGGGCCCAGTTTCTCGGGAGCGTTTATGGTCTCAAGTACCTAATTGCGACGGATGTAGGCGGGACGACTTTCGACGTCGGAGCGGTGATCAATGGACAGATTGTACTTCGGGATGTTGATCGTCAAGTAGAATTGACCCCGGTTTGGCACTGA
- the istA gene encoding IS21 family transposase — MISIEDWTAIRALHARGVSIKAIARQLGISRNTVRRALRGDDPPKYVRKKPSARATDPFLEHIRQMYVEKQLIGTRIYAELQKMGYQGSLSAVHRCLQRLKKEQPHTEVRVQRMETAPGEQAQFDWSEYSVKIGGKEVKVYAYRYILSYSRMRYTHFALNQTLETVLEALECGIRHFGGVPERVLIDNAGQMVVDHRPDGAVRYHPEFLKVMGLYRMDPYACAPYRAQTKGKVERAFYMLEQHFLKGTEFKDFEDLITQGKSFDESENQRVHRRLGQTPLERFEADRAALRPLPERRYVDSVRVLRRVSRDGYISVDHVEYSVPPSYLGREVWVTQPRGAYVEMYGPDGTFLCRHVKSRDTGSIHTLPEHQAPHRERVSVRQRFCEVFPSGAAFYQGLTRRYAHNARYHAARILDMRSTYSDESIEMALKEALAYGATDEKVVLKLLANYPTKPAASSRNVEVQALSRRADTIRPLSYYSQLLH; from the coding sequence TTGATCTCTATCGAGGATTGGACTGCGATTCGAGCACTCCATGCCCGCGGTGTCAGTATTAAGGCGATTGCGCGGCAACTGGGAATTTCGCGCAACACTGTGCGTCGTGCCTTGCGGGGAGACGATCCACCCAAGTATGTGCGAAAGAAGCCGTCGGCTCGGGCAACAGACCCATTCCTGGAGCACATTCGACAGATGTACGTGGAAAAACAATTGATCGGAACACGAATCTATGCGGAGTTGCAGAAGATGGGGTACCAAGGTTCACTTTCTGCGGTTCACCGGTGTCTGCAGCGGCTGAAGAAAGAACAGCCGCACACCGAAGTGCGGGTTCAGCGGATGGAGACGGCTCCAGGTGAACAAGCCCAGTTCGACTGGTCGGAGTACTCAGTAAAGATAGGAGGCAAGGAGGTCAAGGTATACGCGTACCGTTACATTCTCAGTTATAGTCGAATGCGATACACGCACTTTGCGCTGAATCAAACGCTGGAGACGGTCCTGGAAGCTCTGGAGTGCGGGATTCGCCACTTTGGCGGTGTGCCTGAGAGGGTGCTGATCGACAATGCCGGTCAAATGGTCGTGGATCATCGGCCGGATGGAGCTGTACGGTACCACCCGGAATTTCTCAAGGTCATGGGACTGTACCGGATGGACCCGTATGCATGCGCCCCGTACCGCGCCCAAACGAAGGGGAAAGTGGAACGGGCCTTCTATATGCTGGAACAGCATTTCCTCAAAGGGACGGAGTTCAAAGACTTTGAGGACCTCATTACCCAAGGGAAGTCCTTTGACGAATCGGAGAATCAGCGGGTGCACCGCCGGTTGGGACAAACCCCGTTGGAGCGGTTTGAGGCGGACCGGGCGGCTTTACGGCCCCTCCCCGAGCGCAGGTATGTCGACAGTGTGCGCGTCTTGCGCCGCGTCAGCAGAGACGGATACATCTCCGTCGATCACGTGGAATACTCGGTCCCGCCCTCCTACCTCGGCCGGGAGGTGTGGGTGACGCAACCCAGGGGGGCATATGTCGAGATGTACGGCCCAGACGGCACCTTCTTGTGTCGGCACGTCAAATCGAGAGACACCGGCTCGATCCACACGCTGCCCGAACACCAGGCGCCTCACCGGGAGCGTGTCTCGGTTCGTCAGCGATTCTGCGAGGTGTTTCCCAGCGGTGCGGCATTCTACCAAGGGCTCACCCGTCGGTATGCCCACAACGCTCGGTACCATGCCGCCCGCATCCTGGACATGCGCAGCACCTATAGCGACGAGTCTATTGAAATGGCCCTGAAGGAGGCCTTGGCTTACGGAGCCACGGACGAGAAGGTCGTGTTGAAACTGCTGGCCAACTACCCGACAAAACCGGCCGCCTCTTCGAGAAACGTCGAGGTCCAGGCGTTATCTCGGCGCGCCGACACCATTCGCCCGTTGTCCTACTACAGTCAACTGTTGCATTAA
- a CDS encoding DMT family transporter has protein sequence MQAVALGILASFFFAVTFVLNQLMADAGGSWVWSASLRFFFMVPLLMAIVWVRKGIRPLFVEMRRHPWLWLWWSFVGFGLFYAPLCFAAAFSPAWLTAGAWQFTIIAGSLVVPLFDELVATPEGVVRRRKRIPWRRMGMSVIILAGIGLMEWSQSTHVPLREFLLGALPILVAAFAYPLGNRKMMELCTGRVNAYQRTLGMTIASLPVWLVLSVGQLVAQGGPSAGQTLQSLIVALSSGVIATVLFFRATDLAGGDVHQLATVEATQSGEVVFALIGELLVIPGTHISIEGLVGLGLVVLGMILHSLVSVRSTHATWGAA, from the coding sequence GTGCAAGCGGTGGCCCTCGGAATTCTGGCGTCGTTCTTTTTTGCGGTAACTTTTGTGTTGAATCAATTGATGGCAGATGCCGGTGGAAGTTGGGTGTGGAGCGCATCGCTCCGCTTCTTTTTCATGGTGCCGCTGCTGATGGCGATTGTCTGGGTCAGGAAAGGGATCCGGCCCCTGTTTGTGGAGATGCGGCGTCATCCATGGCTGTGGCTTTGGTGGAGTTTCGTCGGGTTTGGCTTATTCTACGCGCCGCTTTGTTTTGCCGCGGCCTTCAGCCCAGCTTGGCTGACCGCGGGAGCCTGGCAGTTTACGATTATCGCCGGTTCCCTGGTGGTACCGCTGTTTGATGAGCTCGTGGCGACCCCGGAAGGGGTTGTGCGCCGGCGCAAGCGGATTCCGTGGAGGCGGATGGGCATGTCGGTGATCATCCTCGCCGGGATCGGGCTCATGGAGTGGTCTCAATCTACCCACGTTCCCCTGCGCGAGTTCCTCTTAGGCGCTCTCCCCATCCTGGTGGCGGCCTTCGCGTACCCCCTCGGCAATCGCAAGATGATGGAACTGTGCACAGGCCGGGTAAACGCCTACCAGCGAACCTTGGGCATGACTATCGCCAGCCTACCCGTTTGGCTCGTTCTGTCGGTGGGTCAACTCGTCGCCCAAGGAGGACCGAGTGCCGGTCAGACCTTGCAATCCCTGATCGTTGCCCTGTCCTCCGGTGTGATCGCCACGGTGCTATTTTTCCGGGCGACCGATTTGGCGGGTGGCGACGTTCATCAACTGGCTACCGTGGAAGCCACTCAGTCGGGAGAAGTGGTCTTTGCTCTAATCGGCGAGCTCTTGGTGATTCCCGGTACGCATATTTCCATAGAAGGTTTGGTCGGCCTGGGTCTGGTGGTCCTGGGCATGATTCTGCACAGCCTTGTCTCCGTTCGCTCCACGCACGCCACCTGGGGTGCAGCCTGA
- a CDS encoding acetone carboxylase subunit gamma: MAVSREKIQRIADMLEGRISTQELFRVIAGQKDPEAFDALVAYFQEKVPWTERVILPLSDHLCIVSKTEGTKKKAIVKCTCGYEFEDYRVNWKVKARVYVRESSEEFHEIYPQYMHAEPGWQVLREYYCPGCLTLLEVEAVPVGYPPTFDALPDIQTLYRDWLGRELPVDEHTFGDLTADYVKTHFTVNH; the protein is encoded by the coding sequence ATGGCGGTCAGTCGTGAGAAAATCCAGCGAATTGCCGATATGCTGGAGGGACGAATTTCTACCCAGGAGCTGTTTCGGGTGATCGCGGGACAGAAGGACCCCGAAGCCTTTGATGCGTTGGTGGCGTATTTTCAGGAGAAGGTGCCCTGGACTGAGCGTGTGATTCTTCCGCTTTCCGATCACCTTTGCATCGTGTCCAAGACTGAAGGAACAAAGAAAAAAGCGATTGTGAAATGTACCTGCGGATACGAATTCGAGGACTATCGTGTGAATTGGAAAGTGAAGGCGAGAGTCTATGTCCGCGAGTCATCGGAGGAATTTCACGAAATTTATCCCCAGTATATGCATGCTGAACCAGGTTGGCAGGTTTTGAGGGAGTATTATTGTCCTGGTTGCCTTACTTTGCTTGAGGTCGAGGCGGTCCCGGTTGGATATCCTCCTACTTTTGACGCTCTACCTGACATTCAAACCCTTTACAGAGATTGGCTTGGACGCGAATTGCCTGTGGACGAGCATACATTTGGAGACCTGACGGCGGACTATGTGAAAACACATTTCACTGTAAATCACTGA